From the Burkholderia sp. WP9 genome, the window TGAATTGCCTGACCGAAGCGATCGGTCTGGCGCTGCCCGGCAACGGCACGATCGTCGCCACGCACGCATGGCGCAAGGGGCTGTTCGAGCAGGCGGGCCGTCTGGTGGTGGACTTGTGCCGCCGCTACTACCAGGAAGAAGACGCGTCGGTCCTGCCGCGCAGCATCGCCACCAAGCAGGCATTCGAGAACGCCATGGCGCTCGACGTGGCCATGGGCGGTTCGACCAATACCGTGCTTCACCTGTTGGCGGCGGCGCAGGAAGCCGGTGTCGATTTCACCATGTCCGACATCGATCGCATCTCGCGCAAAGTGCCGTGCCTGTGCAAAGCCGCGCCCGCTACCGACAAATACCATATCGAAGACGTGCACCGTGCCGGCGGCATCCTCGGCATTCTCGGCGAACTGGCGCGCGCGGACCTGCTCGACCTGTCGTGCGGCAACGTGCATAGCGGCACGCTGGGCGATGCGATCGCCAAATGGGACATCGCGGGCGGTGCGGGCGAAGAAGCGCAGAAGTTCTTCCGCGCGGCTCCGGGCGGGATTCCGACCACCGTCGCGTTCAGCCAGGAAGCCACGTTCACCTCGCTGGATACCGATCGCAAGACCGGCTGTATCCGCAGCAAGGAGAGTGCGTATTCGAAAGACGGCGGTCTCGCGGTGCTTTACGGCAACCTCGCGGACAAGGGTTGTATCGTCAAGACCGCGGGTGTCGACGAATCGCAGTGGATTTTCTCGGGGCGTGCGCGCGTTTTCGAGAGCCAGGACGATGCTGTCGAAGCCATTCTGGGCGACAAGGTCGTGGCCGGCGATGTGGTCGTGATCCGCTACGAAGGCCCCAAGGGCGGTCCCGGCATGCAGGAAATGCTTTACCCGACGTCGTATCTGAAATCGAAGGGCTTGGGCAAGACCTGCGCGCTCTTCACCGACGGCCGTTTCTCCGGCGGTTCGTCCGGGCTGGTGATCGGGCACGCGTCGCCGGAAGCGGCCGAAGGCGGCACGATCGGCCTGGTGGAAGACGGCGATGTGATCGAGATCGACATTCCCAAGCGCAAGATGCACCTGGTGGTGTCGGACGAGGAACTGGCGAGCCGCCGTGCAGCCATGGAAGCCCGCGGCGACAAGGCGTGGATGCCGGTTGCTCGCGAGCGCGTAGTGTCGCAGGCGTTGCAGGCCTATGCGGCGCTGGCCACCTCCGCCGACCGCGGCGCGGTGCGCGATATCTCGCAACTGAAGCGCAAGTGAAGTGCCAAGGTCCTGTCGCGGTCAGGCGATCAGGACCAGGAGTCGACACGCCGGGTAATGCCCGGCGGTCGCGTTGCTGCTCGAGCTGAAAAGCGTCGGGCAGCGACTGTCCCTGACGGCCGCGCCCTTGCAACGAGGGCAGGCCGCGTGGACTTTCCGCGCACAGAGTTCACTGCGCGTGGCGTCGGCAGATCAGCACCTGCCGCGTATGAGGCTACGCAGCCGAATACTTCGGACGCGCTTCGCGTTCCAGATACCCCAGACAGAGCGACTCGAGTTGGCCGCGAAGCTTGCGGATCATCGATTGCGGCGGCTTCCCTTCAAGCAGCGAACGTACGGGGCCGGCCAATGCGCCCATGAACATGAAAGTGGTCGTGGGAATGTCGTCAAAATGCGCGTCGGACGCCGTCTTTAGCATAGCCTCTAGCGCCACGCGGTGACGCGACTGCACTTCGCGAACGTAGTCGCGCGAGTCGAGTTCGAGCGCCACCGCGTATAGAGCACGCGATTCGTCCAGATTCTCCGTTTTTGCCTTCACGAATGCCGCAACGACAGCCTTCACCATCGTCGACAAAGAGGCGCTGTGCGCTGACAAGGCGGCGGCCTCCATTGCGCTCACCACCTTTTCCAGATGCCGTTGCAGCACGGCGAAGAGAAGCGCCTGCTTTTGCGGGAAGTACTGGTAAAGCGTGCCGACCGAAACGCCGGCTCTCTCCGCCACCCGGATCGTGGTGAGCCGCTGCAACCCCTCGGCCAGCAAAACCTGAATAGTCGCGTCGAAAATCGCGTCCACGGTCGCCAGGGAACGCGCCTGTTGCGGCTGTTTGCGGGCGTTCAGCCCCTGTCCGTTATCCGTGCGCATATGCGAATTCACAATCTGAATGATTATTCGTATTCTAGTCGAACGTGTTGCGGCTACTGCAACAACAATCCGAACGAAGGAGTGGGTCGATGACCGAAGTTACGCGGGCAGGTACTTTTCAACTTGGCGAGCGTCCTGTGACGCGCATGGGTTACGGTGCGATGCAGCTAGCGGGGCCGCACGTTTTCGGGCCACCGAAAGACCGCACCGCGGCGATAGCGGTGCTTCGTGCTGCAATCGAAAGCGGAATCACCCACATCGATACGAGCGATTTTTACGGCCCCCATGTCACGAATCAGCTCATTCGTGAGGCGCTTCATCCTTATCCCGATGCGCTAACGATTGTCACGAAGGTGGGCGCCAGCCGAGGGAGCGATGCCTCGTGGAACCTTGCGTCGTCGGCGGCCGAACTGGAATCGGCGGTGCATGACAACCTTCGCCATCTCGGTCTCGATGCGCTCGACGTCGTGAACTTTCGCGTGATGTTCGACGTGGGTGCACCCGCCGAGGGCGATATCGAGGCGCCGCTAACCGCGCTTGCGGAACTTCAGGCGAAAGGCTTGATTCGTCACATCGGGTTGAGCAATGTGACCGCAAAGCAGATCGCGCAGGGACGCTCGATCACGAAGATTGCGTGCGTGCAGAACATGTACAACCTGGCTCATCGTAACGATGACGCGCTGATCGACAGTCTTGCCGAAGATGGCATCGCGTATGTTCCGTTTTTCCCGCTCGGCGGCTTCTCTCCGTTGCAGGCCGAAGCGTTGAGCGCTGCTGCAGACCAATGCGACGCGACACCGATGCAGGTGGCGCTTGCCTGGTTGTTGCAGCGCTCGCCGAACATCCTGCTGATACCGGGAACCTCGTCGGTCGAGCATCTGAAGCAGAACATCGCAAGCGTGAACCTTCGTTTGCCAGAGGATGTCTTGTCGCCGTTGGACACCATCGGTTCCGGGAATACGAAAGACTGAGGTGCTCATCTGCCACGAGGTGTGGTCGCGCGTGAAAACGTGGACGAACGTCCTGAACATGCTGGCGCGTTGCCATAAACCTTCACAAAGCGACCATGCTGCATTTCGATCGTCCCATGATCGACTGCCGATAAAAAGACGGTAATTATCAAACGGAGCGGCGAAACCTAAGATGCCTTCTTGATTCGGGTCGGACCTGATCCGATCCGCCACCGTGCCATCGGCACACCAGATCAGGGAGCATCGCAATGGATATCCGGACGAGCGGCGCGAGAATTCGCGTCATGGAGCAGGGGGAGGGAGAACGGGCACTCGTGTTCCTTCACTACTGGGGCGGATCGTCCCGCACTTGGGACGGCGTCGTCGGCCGCTTGTCGACGCCATGCCGAACCGTTGCCACCGATCATCGCGGATGGGGTGACTCGGACGCGCCCGAGCACGGCTACACGATTGCCGATCTCGCGAACGATGCACAAGAGGTCATCGAAACACTGGGACTGCGGCGCTACATTCTGGTCGGTCATTCAATGGGCGGAAAAGTAGCGCAGTTGCTTGCGTCCCGGCGACCTGCGGGATTGCAGGGCCTGGTGCTCGTGGCGCCGTCGCCGCCTTCGCCCATGGCTCTTCCTGAAGAGCAGCGCGTGGCGATGGCAGCAGCCTATGATTCGCGCGAGTCGATCGAGTGGGTGCTGGACAACGCACTCACGGCGAATCCGCTCACGCCGGCCTGTCGTGAGCAAGTCATCGCCGACAGCCTGCGCGGTGCGCCGCAAGCCAAAGCTGCGTGGCCACGCACCGCCATGCTCGAAGACATTACTGACGATGTGAGGTCCATCAATGTCCCCGTGCTGGTGATTGCCGGCGAGTTGGACAAAGTTGATCGTGTGGAGACGTTGCAGAAGGAGTTGCTGCCCCGGATTGCAGGCGCGCGCTTGCAGGTGTTGCCGGGCATCGGCCATCTGTCGCCGCTCGAGGCACCCGAGGCGGTCGCGGCGGCGATCGAGAAGTTCGTGGCAGCCCAAGACGCCGCCGCATAGCTCGTGCATAGACGACGTGTCACGCGCATGCGGCGCCACGCTGAGCGGCACGCCGCTTCTGCCGCCTAGGACTTCACCCGTTTTGGCTTGTCGGAGGAACGACGCGGGCTGGCGCTACGCCGCGTCGGAATGCGATCCCACGGCGGATCGTCTCCGAATGCCGCCACCAGATGGTCGAGGAACCGGCGCACTTTGAGTGGCATGTGACGCGCGCTCGGATAGACCGCCTGGATCGTCAATTCCGAGGTGTGGTACTCCGGCAGCAGTTCGACGAGTTTTCCAAGCGCGATCTGCTCTCCAAACACGAACGTGGGTCCATAAACGATACCGGCTCCGGCGAGTGCCGCGGCAAGCAGCATCTGGGTGTTGTTGGCCGAGATCCGGCTCGGCCCGTCGATCACATGCGAACGGCGTTTCGCATCGACCAGCGTCCAGTCTCCCACGGACACAGCTTCACTGAACGTGAGCCGCGGCGCCTGCCGCAGGTCGTCCGGATTGCGCGGCGCTCCGTGACGCCTGAGATAGTCCGGGGACGCGCAGATCACCATTCGGCACGGTGCGAGCCGGCGTGCGATCAACCCCGAATCGGGCAAACGCCCAATTCGAATCGCAATATCGACACCGGCTTCGAGCAGGTCGACATAGCGGTCACTCAACGACACTTCGATTTTGACCTGCGGATTGTCTTCCACAAAGCTCGCGAGCACGTCGCCGAGATGCATGGCGCCGAAAGTGACCGGAGCGGAAATGCGCAGCACGCCACCAGGCGCTCCGTGTGCATCACCCGCCTCGCGATTGGCCTCGTCGTAGGCTTCGAGGATCTGTTTGCAGCGTTGGTAATAGTTTTGACCGATATCGGTCAGGCTCAGACGGCGCGTCGTGCGCTGGAGCAGTCTTACATTCAGTTCGGCTTCGATCGCACTCACGTATTTGCCGGCCATCGCGGCGGATAACCCGAAACGTCGCGCGGCGGCTGCAAGACTGCCTTCATCGACCGCCGCGACGAACACGCCCATGCCAGTCAACCGGTCCATTTGCTCCTCGATTCGATAGCTGGATTATCGGATGGGTCAGCATAAACGAAAATACCCAACTTCCAGCCAACTCCAGGAAACGGGAACGCAGCAACTTTGCTGCGACAGGCGAAGTCAGGCGAAGTCAGGCGATCGCGGCTTTCGCCATCAGCCCCAGCGCGACGCATATCAGGATGGTCGCGAAACCGAGTTGCACCCGGTGCGCCGGGAGACGGTGCGACGCGGCGCGTCCTGCGAGCATGCCCGCGCCAGTGGCGAGGCTGAACCACAGCACCACTTCGAGCGGTAGCGAAGCGCCGTGGCGCATCGTGGCGATGACACCGCCACCGCCGACCAGTGTGATGACCAGAAGCGAGGTAGCCACGACACCGTGCATCGGCACGTTGGTCAGCTTGCGCATCATCGGCACGATGATGAATCCTCCGCCGACACCGAGCATGCCGGTCATCAGTCCGGTAACCGCACCCGTTGCCGCGAGCGCCGCGCCCGTCGCCCACGACCAGACGAGCCGGCCGGTCGCGGGGTTGACGCGCGCCACGCACAGCGCCGATTCGGGCTGCGGTGCCGCACCGCTGCGGAGTGTCTGGCGTAGCAGCCGGACCGCGACGATCAGCATCACGCTCGCAAAGAGCGCAAGCAGCAGGCGTTGTGGCAACGCGTGGGCGAGACGGGCGCCCACGGCGGTCGCTGGAATGCCGGCGATCGCCATGAACAGCGCGGCACGATATCGGACCAGCCGCTTGCGGAAGGCTTCAAGTGCGCCGACCGCGGCACTGCTCGATACGGCGACGAGCGCGACCGGCGTGGCCTGCTGCATTGGCCAGCCCATCCCGAACACCAGCGCGGGCACCGCGAGAATGCCGCCGCCCGCGCCCGTCAGACCAAGCAACGCGCCGACGATCGCGCCGAGAAGAAGTGAGATCAGCATCGATAGCCTTGAGGGTTGATGACAAGCCGCCGCTCATTCGGCGAGACGGGGATGGGCGAGCCACTCCTTGCCTTTGAGCATGCCGCGCCAATAGAGCGGCGGCAGGATGCGCTCCTTCAGCAGCCAGGCGAGCCGCGATGGATGCTTGCCGTCGATCAGCCAGCCGGGGAACGTCGGTGCGACCTTGCCCCCGTAGAGAAACTCGGCAAGCACGATCTTGCCGCGTTCGACCGTGAGCGGACACGATCCGTATCCGTCGTACGTTGCGACACCCGACATAGCGCCGAGCGCCGCGAGCACGTTGTGCGCGACGACGGGCGCCTGCTTGCGAGCGGCGGCCGCTGTCTTTGCGTTGGGCGTGTTCGTCACGTCGCCGAGCCCGTAGACGTTATCGAAGCGCTTATGGCGCAGCGTGCTCTGGTCGACGTCGACCCAGCCCGCCGCGTCGGCAAGCGGACTGACGGCGATGAAGTCGGGCGCCGTCTGCGGCGGCACCACGTGGATCATGTCGAATTCCGTTTCGACACGTTCGGGCGCGCCGCCCGCCACCGTACGCGTGAAAGTGGCGCGCTTCGCCTCGCCGTCGATCGCGCTCAGGTTGAATCCGAAATTCAGCTTGATG encodes:
- the ilvD gene encoding dihydroxy-acid dehydratase translates to MPEYRSRTSTHGRNMAGARALWRATGMKDGDFGKPIIAVVNSFTQFVPGHVHLRDLGALVAKQIEAAGGVAKEFNTIAVDDGIAMGHGGMLYSLPSRELIADSVEYMVNAHCADAMVCISNCDKITPGMLMAAMRLNIPVVFVSGGPMEAGKVKSPKDGQVIAKIDLIDAMIKAADSSVSDAEVAEIERNACPTCGSCSGMFTANSMNCLTEAIGLALPGNGTIVATHAWRKGLFEQAGRLVVDLCRRYYQEEDASVLPRSIATKQAFENAMALDVAMGGSTNTVLHLLAAAQEAGVDFTMSDIDRISRKVPCLCKAAPATDKYHIEDVHRAGGILGILGELARADLLDLSCGNVHSGTLGDAIAKWDIAGGAGEEAQKFFRAAPGGIPTTVAFSQEATFTSLDTDRKTGCIRSKESAYSKDGGLAVLYGNLADKGCIVKTAGVDESQWIFSGRARVFESQDDAVEAILGDKVVAGDVVVIRYEGPKGGPGMQEMLYPTSYLKSKGLGKTCALFTDGRFSGGSSGLVIGHASPEAAEGGTIGLVEDGDVIEIDIPKRKMHLVVSDEELASRRAAMEARGDKAWMPVARERVVSQALQAYAALATSADRGAVRDISQLKRK
- a CDS encoding TetR/AcrR family transcriptional regulator; this translates as MRTDNGQGLNARKQPQQARSLATVDAIFDATIQVLLAEGLQRLTTIRVAERAGVSVGTLYQYFPQKQALLFAVLQRHLEKVVSAMEAAALSAHSASLSTMVKAVVAAFVKAKTENLDESRALYAVALELDSRDYVREVQSRHRVALEAMLKTASDAHFDDIPTTTFMFMGALAGPVRSLLEGKPPQSMIRKLRGQLESLCLGYLEREARPKYSAA
- a CDS encoding aldo/keto reductase family oxidoreductase translates to MTEVTRAGTFQLGERPVTRMGYGAMQLAGPHVFGPPKDRTAAIAVLRAAIESGITHIDTSDFYGPHVTNQLIREALHPYPDALTIVTKVGASRGSDASWNLASSAAELESAVHDNLRHLGLDALDVVNFRVMFDVGAPAEGDIEAPLTALAELQAKGLIRHIGLSNVTAKQIAQGRSITKIACVQNMYNLAHRNDDALIDSLAEDGIAYVPFFPLGGFSPLQAEALSAAADQCDATPMQVALAWLLQRSPNILLIPGTSSVEHLKQNIASVNLRLPEDVLSPLDTIGSGNTKD
- a CDS encoding alpha/beta hydrolase, whose translation is MDIRTSGARIRVMEQGEGERALVFLHYWGGSSRTWDGVVGRLSTPCRTVATDHRGWGDSDAPEHGYTIADLANDAQEVIETLGLRRYILVGHSMGGKVAQLLASRRPAGLQGLVLVAPSPPSPMALPEEQRVAMAAAYDSRESIEWVLDNALTANPLTPACREQVIADSLRGAPQAKAAWPRTAMLEDITDDVRSINVPVLVIAGELDKVDRVETLQKELLPRIAGARLQVLPGIGHLSPLEAPEAVAAAIEKFVAAQDAAA
- a CDS encoding LysR family transcriptional regulator, with amino-acid sequence MDRLTGMGVFVAAVDEGSLAAAARRFGLSAAMAGKYVSAIEAELNVRLLQRTTRRLSLTDIGQNYYQRCKQILEAYDEANREAGDAHGAPGGVLRISAPVTFGAMHLGDVLASFVEDNPQVKIEVSLSDRYVDLLEAGVDIAIRIGRLPDSGLIARRLAPCRMVICASPDYLRRHGAPRNPDDLRQAPRLTFSEAVSVGDWTLVDAKRRSHVIDGPSRISANNTQMLLAAALAGAGIVYGPTFVFGEQIALGKLVELLPEYHTSELTIQAVYPSARHMPLKVRRFLDHLVAAFGDDPPWDRIPTRRSASPRRSSDKPKRVKS
- a CDS encoding sulfite exporter TauE/SafE family protein; the encoded protein is MLISLLLGAIVGALLGLTGAGGGILAVPALVFGMGWPMQQATPVALVAVSSSAAVGALEAFRKRLVRYRAALFMAIAGIPATAVGARLAHALPQRLLLALFASVMLIVAVRLLRQTLRSGAAPQPESALCVARVNPATGRLVWSWATGAALAATGAVTGLMTGMLGVGGGFIIVPMMRKLTNVPMHGVVATSLLVITLVGGGGVIATMRHGASLPLEVVLWFSLATGAGMLAGRAASHRLPAHRVQLGFATILICVALGLMAKAAIA